In a single window of the Flavobacteriales bacterium genome:
- the maf gene encoding septum formation protein Maf translates to MITHKIILASKSPRRNELLASLDLEFTVELKDVDESYPSDLNSADVALYIAKLKADAFSDILAPNTIVITADTVVILDNEILGKPSDEEDAKNMIRKLSGKNHDVVTGVVLKSIDKTIELSVSTKVFFKELSDEQIEYYVHKYKPLDKAGAYGVQEWIGHIAITRLEGSYTNVVGFPLVKVYEALQEF, encoded by the coding sequence ATGATTACGCACAAAATAATACTCGCCTCAAAGTCACCTAGGCGAAATGAATTACTTGCAAGTTTAGACTTAGAGTTTACCGTTGAACTTAAAGATGTAGATGAGTCCTACCCTTCTGATTTAAATTCGGCAGACGTTGCTTTATACATTGCCAAATTAAAAGCAGATGCTTTTTCGGACATCCTAGCTCCAAATACTATCGTTATCACGGCAGATACTGTTGTAATTCTTGATAATGAAATTTTAGGCAAACCTTCTGATGAAGAAGATGCAAAAAACATGATTCGGAAATTGTCTGGTAAAAATCACGATGTTGTAACAGGTGTTGTATTAAAATCTATTGATAAAACAATTGAACTAAGCGTTTCAACTAAAGTATTCTTCAAAGAATTAAGCGATGAACAAATTGAATACTATGTACATAAGTATAAACCATTGGACAAAGCAGGTGCATATGGTGTACAAGAATGGATAGGCCATATCGCTATCACAAGACTAGAAGGTAGCTACACAAATGTTGTTGGCTTTCCTCTCGTTAAGGTTTACGAAGCATTGCAAGAATTCTAA
- a CDS encoding DUF1731 domain-containing protein: MQFRIRKPLFMPNVPAFICKILFGEMADVFLNGSRVSSDNIVTSGFDHKSPSLELALKDLFEN; encoded by the coding sequence TTGCAATTTAGAATAAGGAAACCTCTGTTTATGCCTAATGTGCCAGCGTTTATCTGTAAAATTTTATTTGGTGAAATGGCTGATGTATTCCTGAATGGGAGTAGGGTGTCTAGTGATAACATAGTCACATCTGGATTTGATCATAAATCCCCATCTCTAGAATTGGCGTTGAAGGACTTATTTGAAAACTGA